From Excalfactoria chinensis isolate bCotChi1 chromosome 4, bCotChi1.hap2, whole genome shotgun sequence, one genomic window encodes:
- the KLHL4 gene encoding kelch-like protein 4 isoform X3 produces the protein MITEENSDEPAERLSTTSSSLLGMNTNGSEEYFHSTNHAEQTFRKMENYLQQKQLCDVLLIAGDQKIPAHRLVLSAVSDYFAAMFTNDVREAKQEEIKMEGVDPDALKALVHYAYTGILELKEDTIESLLAAACLLQLSQVIEVCCNFLMKQLHPSNCLGIRSFGDAQGCTELLKVAHTYTMEHFTEVIKNQEFLLLPANEIAKLLSSDDINVPDEEVIFQALMMWVRHDLQNRQQDLGMLLSYIRLPLLPPQLLADLENSPMFADDLECQKLLMEAMKYHLLPERRSMMQSPRTKPRKSTVGALYAVGGMDATKGTTTIEKYDLRTNSWIQIGTMNGRRLQFGVAVIDNKLYIVGGRDGLKTSNIVECFNPITKVWTIMPPMSTHRHGLGVAMLEGPMYAVGGHDGWSYLNTVERWDPQARQWNYIASMSTPRSTVGVAALNSKLYAVGGRDGSSCLKSMECFDPHTNKWSLCASMSKRRGGVGVATYNGFLYAVGGHDAPASNHCSRLSDCVERYDPKTDTWTTVAPLSVPRDAVGICPLGDRLYAVGGYDGHTYLDTVESYDAQNNEWTEEVPVNIGRAGACVVVVKLP, from the exons GCTGTCCACGACCAGCAGCTCACTGCTTGGCATGAACACCAATGGCTCCGAGGAGTACTTCCACTCTACGAACCACGCAGAGCAAACTTTCCGCAAAATGGAAAATTATCTTCAGCAGAAACAGCTGTGTGATGTTCTTCTCATAGCTGGAGACCAGAAGATTCCAGCTCACAG GTTGGTTCTCAGTGCAGTGTCTGATTATTTCGCTGCAATGTTCACTAATGATGTACGTGAAGCAAAACAAGAGGAGATCAAGATGGAGGGAGTAGACCCGGACGCACTGAAGGCTCTTGTGCATTACGCCTACACAG GTATTCTAGAGTTAAAGGAAGACACTATAGAAAGTTTGCTAGCTGCAGCATGTCTTCTCCAACTATCCCAGGTCATTGAGGTATGCTGCAACTTCCTCATGAAGCAGCTCCACCCTTCCAACTGCCTGGGGATCCGCTCCTTTGGAGATGctcagggctgcacagagctcctgAAGGTGGCACACACATACACTATG gaacaTTTCACAGAAGTTATTAAAAACCAGGAATTTCTTTTACTCCCTGCTAATGAGATTGCAAAACTCCTGTCTAGCGATGACATCAATGTTCCAGATGAGGAAGTTATATTCCAGGCACTAATGATGTGGGTGAGACATGATTTGCAAAACCGGCAACAAGACCTGGGGATGCTTCTGTCTTATATCAGGCTGCCTCTACTTCCCCCTCAG TTACTAGCCGATCTAGAAAATAGTCCAATGTTTGCAGACGACCTAGAATGCCAGAAACTTCTCATGGAGGCTATGAAGTATCATCTCCTACCAGAAAGACGGTCCATGATGCAGAGCCCAAGAACAAAGCCTAGGAAGTCTACAGTGGGCGCTCTTTATGCTGTAGGAGGTATGGATGCCACAAAAG GCACCACTACAATTGAAAAGTATGACCTTAGGACTAATAGCTGGATACAAATTGGTACCATGAATGGCAGACGATTACAGTTTGGAGTTGCAGTAATTGACAACAAGCTCTACATTGTGGGAGGAAGAGATGGTCTGAAAACCTCCAATATTGTTGAATGTTTCAACCCTATCACCAAAGTCTGGACTATAATGCCTCCTATGTCAACACACAGACATGGCCTAG GAGTAGCAATGCTGGAAGGACCAATGTATGCTGTTGGTGGCCATGATGGGTGGAGTTACCTGAACACCGTAGAAAGATGGGACCCTCAAGCCCGGCAATGGAATTACATTGCTAGCATGTCTACCCCCCGAAGCACTGTAGGCGTTGCAGCATTAAATAGCAA ACTATATGCAGTTGGTGGACGAGATGGGAGCTCCTGCTTAAAATCAATGGAATGTTTTGATCCACATACGAACAAGTGGAGCCTGTGTGCTTCAATGTCAAAAAGAAGAGGTGGTGTTGGTGTTGCAACATACAATGGATTTTTATATGCTGTGGGAGGTCACGATGCACCTGCTTCCAACCACTGTTCTCGACTTTCCGACTGTGTGGAAAG GTATGACCCTAAAACAGATACTTGGACAACAGTGGCTCCGTTGAGTGTACCTCGGGATGCAGTTGGAATTTGTCCTCTGGGGGACAGACTATACGCTGTTGGTGGCTATGATGGCCACACATATCTGGATACTGTGGAGTCCTATGATGCTCAAAATAACGAGTGGACAGAG gaagtTCCTGTCAATAttggaagggctggagcatgCGTTGTTGTTGTGAAGTTGCCATGA